The following proteins come from a genomic window of Pirellula staleyi DSM 6068:
- a CDS encoding ribonucleotide-diphosphate reductase subunit beta: protein MVNDSSERTIEVHARHKSSGRSLIAEEKRLINCSTVDVNQLMPIKYHWAWEHYQNGCANHWMPSEVPMGKDIETWRTGSLTDDEKLVILRNLGFFSTAESLVGNNLVLAIFRHVTNPECRQYLLRQAFEEAIHTHTFLYIVESLGLDDREVFNMYREIPSIARKDAFEMQLTTGLLDPNFTTETAEGAQKFLENLIGYYLIMEGIFFYTGFVMILSFHRQNRMTGIGEQFQYILRDETIHLNFGIDLINGVRAENPGIWTADFQERVIKLVREAVELEVAYAWDCLPRGIVGLNGELFRDYVQHIADRRLERIGLPTQYGSANPFPWMSETMDLGKEKNFFETRVTEYQSAASLAWD, encoded by the coding sequence ATGGTGAATGATTCTTCGGAACGAACAATTGAAGTTCACGCGAGACACAAGTCGAGCGGCCGATCACTGATCGCTGAAGAAAAGCGGCTGATCAATTGTAGCACGGTGGATGTGAATCAGCTGATGCCGATCAAGTATCACTGGGCTTGGGAGCACTATCAAAATGGGTGCGCCAATCACTGGATGCCGAGCGAAGTGCCGATGGGAAAGGATATCGAAACCTGGCGCACTGGAAGTTTGACCGACGACGAAAAGCTCGTGATTCTTCGGAATCTTGGCTTCTTCTCGACAGCAGAAAGCCTCGTCGGCAATAACTTGGTGCTGGCGATCTTTCGGCATGTGACGAATCCTGAATGTCGTCAGTACCTGCTTCGCCAAGCGTTTGAAGAAGCGATCCACACACACACCTTCTTGTACATCGTCGAGAGCTTGGGGCTCGATGATCGCGAAGTCTTCAACATGTATCGCGAGATTCCGTCGATCGCGCGGAAAGATGCCTTCGAGATGCAGCTGACGACCGGCCTGCTCGATCCCAACTTCACGACCGAGACAGCCGAGGGTGCACAAAAGTTTCTCGAGAACCTGATCGGCTATTACCTGATCATGGAGGGGATCTTTTTCTACACCGGGTTTGTGATGATCCTGTCGTTCCATCGCCAGAATCGGATGACCGGGATTGGAGAGCAGTTCCAGTACATCCTGCGCGATGAAACGATCCATCTGAATTTTGGCATCGATTTGATCAACGGCGTTCGGGCCGAGAACCCTGGGATTTGGACAGCCGATTTTCAAGAGCGGGTGATCAAGCTGGTGCGTGAAGCGGTGGAACTGGAAGTTGCTTATGCGTGGGACTGTTTGCCACGTGGCATCGTGGGTCTCAACGGCGAGCTGTTCCGCGACTATGTGCAGCACATTGCCGATCGGCGTCTCGAGCGGATTGGGCTCCCGACGCAGTATGGGAGCGCGAATCCGTTTCCATGGATGAGCGAAACGATGGACCTCGGGAAGGAGAAGAACTTCTTCGAGACCCGCGTGACCGAGTATCAATCGGCGGCCAGCCTGGCCTGGGACTGA
- a CDS encoding ribonucleoside-diphosphate reductase subunit alpha — protein sequence MSETLLSFPQALATSSDSSAGLKQVRKRDGRLARFDLARIGTAITKAVTAELGAAAAHELPAHVAQSITDYTERVARWCDLQEQLAVESIQDEVERVLMTAGEHRVARRYVLYRESQAHKRKASATQVRLASGELTALPINALEHWIAQACELHGQAPQAAAITADIVRSLPTEVTPTQLFDATILALRSRVELEPVFTYVAAKLLLDRSDSQLLQNHHGAAILTPLSPSERRAGYQRYFPEYVRAAVARGQLHESMLDYNLEAIAAFIVPERDSLLAYLGVQTLYDRYFLAHEGLRVELPQIFWMRIAMGLALGEQNKLERVKEFYDLLSQLHFTSATPTLFNAGTCHPQLSSCYLSTVEDDLVGIFKAIQDNAILSKWAGGLGNDWTNIRALGATIRGTGGKSQGIVPFLKVVSDAAVAVNQGGKRKGAVCAYLETWHLDIEEFLELRRTTGDERRRTHDLHTANWIPDLFMKRVLARDTWTLFSPNEVPDLHHTYGRAFEQKYLDYEQAADEGRIKLFRRVSAVDLWRKMLTLLFETGHPWVTWKDPSNIRSPQDHVGVVHNSNLCTEILLNNSAEETAVCNLGSVNLGAHITDGVLDLAMLERTIRTAVRMLDNVIDLNFYPTPEAANANLRHRPIGLGLMGFQDALYAMQISYASDRAVQFADESMEAISYFALLASSELARERGKYASFAGSKWDRGYLPIDTIDLVEQERGIKIDVPRTAQLNWEVVRRAIREQGLRNSNVLAIAPTATISNIAGVSQSIEPTYRNLYVKSNLSGEFTQVNEWLVEELKGLGLWSEEMLDQLKYYDGELAPIAEIPAEVKERYRTAFEIEPRWLIECAARRQKWIDMGQSLNLYLAAPSGRKLDEMYFLAWKLGLKTTYYLRTLAATQVEKSTIDVNRFGIQPRWMKNKSASGDIQIDRTLASAPEVCNLGGDCEACQ from the coding sequence ATGTCCGAAACTCTTCTTTCTTTCCCACAAGCTCTCGCTACTTCGAGCGATTCCTCTGCCGGTCTTAAGCAGGTTCGTAAGCGCGATGGTCGCTTGGCGCGCTTCGATCTCGCACGGATCGGCACCGCGATCACCAAAGCGGTGACAGCCGAACTCGGCGCTGCTGCGGCGCACGAACTTCCCGCGCACGTAGCGCAGTCGATTACCGACTACACTGAGCGTGTCGCGCGTTGGTGCGACCTGCAAGAGCAACTGGCGGTGGAGTCGATTCAAGATGAAGTCGAGCGGGTGCTGATGACCGCTGGCGAGCATCGAGTCGCGCGGCGCTATGTCCTTTACCGTGAATCGCAAGCGCACAAACGAAAAGCAAGCGCGACGCAAGTGCGACTCGCCAGCGGGGAGCTTACCGCGCTTCCGATCAACGCGCTCGAGCACTGGATTGCTCAGGCTTGTGAGCTGCATGGGCAAGCGCCCCAGGCAGCGGCGATTACCGCCGATATTGTCCGCTCATTGCCGACCGAAGTGACTCCCACACAGCTGTTCGATGCCACGATCTTGGCGCTACGTTCGCGAGTCGAGCTCGAACCGGTCTTCACGTACGTCGCAGCCAAACTGCTGCTCGACCGGAGCGATTCGCAGTTGCTGCAAAATCATCATGGCGCTGCGATCTTAACGCCTCTTTCTCCCTCGGAACGACGTGCAGGATATCAGCGTTACTTTCCGGAGTATGTCCGTGCTGCTGTCGCGCGGGGTCAACTCCATGAATCGATGCTTGACTATAATCTCGAGGCGATCGCTGCGTTTATCGTTCCCGAGCGCGATAGTTTGCTGGCGTACCTCGGTGTGCAAACGCTCTACGATCGCTACTTCCTGGCGCATGAAGGTTTGCGTGTCGAGCTCCCCCAAATCTTTTGGATGCGGATCGCGATGGGGCTCGCGCTTGGGGAGCAAAACAAGCTCGAGCGCGTGAAAGAATTTTACGATCTCCTTTCGCAGCTGCACTTCACATCCGCCACCCCCACGCTGTTCAACGCTGGGACATGTCACCCGCAGCTGTCGAGCTGCTATCTCTCGACGGTCGAAGATGATCTCGTCGGAATTTTCAAAGCAATTCAAGACAACGCGATCCTTTCGAAGTGGGCTGGCGGTCTCGGAAACGACTGGACGAACATCCGCGCGCTCGGCGCAACGATTCGTGGAACGGGTGGAAAAAGCCAAGGAATTGTGCCGTTTTTGAAGGTCGTGAGCGACGCCGCTGTGGCCGTGAATCAAGGTGGCAAACGCAAAGGGGCGGTCTGTGCCTACCTCGAAACGTGGCATCTCGATATCGAAGAGTTTTTGGAACTGCGCCGCACCACTGGGGACGAACGACGCCGTACTCACGACCTGCACACCGCTAACTGGATTCCCGATTTGTTCATGAAGCGGGTGCTTGCGCGCGACACGTGGACCCTCTTCAGTCCGAATGAAGTTCCCGATTTGCATCACACTTATGGTCGTGCGTTCGAGCAAAAATATCTCGACTATGAGCAAGCAGCCGACGAAGGTCGCATCAAACTGTTCCGCCGTGTAAGCGCGGTTGATCTGTGGCGGAAGATGCTCACACTGCTGTTCGAGACCGGTCATCCCTGGGTCACTTGGAAAGATCCCTCGAACATCCGGAGCCCGCAAGATCATGTCGGGGTTGTTCACAACTCGAATCTGTGCACCGAGATTCTGCTGAACAATTCGGCGGAAGAAACAGCGGTTTGCAATCTCGGTTCGGTGAATCTTGGCGCGCATATCACCGATGGTGTGCTCGATCTGGCGATGCTCGAGCGCACGATTCGAACTGCGGTTCGGATGCTCGACAACGTGATCGATTTGAACTTCTACCCGACCCCTGAAGCGGCCAATGCCAACTTGCGACATCGGCCGATTGGACTGGGGCTGATGGGTTTTCAGGACGCGCTGTATGCCATGCAGATCAGCTACGCTAGTGATCGGGCTGTGCAGTTTGCCGACGAGAGCATGGAAGCGATCAGCTACTTTGCGCTCCTGGCATCGAGCGAGCTGGCGCGTGAGCGCGGCAAGTACGCAAGCTTCGCGGGATCGAAGTGGGATCGTGGCTATTTGCCCATCGATACGATCGATCTGGTGGAACAAGAGCGGGGGATCAAGATCGATGTCCCACGTACCGCGCAGCTCAACTGGGAAGTGGTTCGCCGCGCGATTCGCGAGCAGGGACTACGCAACAGCAACGTGCTGGCGATCGCGCCGACCGCAACGATTTCGAACATCGCCGGCGTCAGCCAATCGATCGAGCCGACCTATCGCAATCTGTACGTGAAAAGCAATCTTTCGGGCGAATTCACACAGGTGAATGAGTGGCTCGTCGAGGAGCTCAAGGGGCTCGGGCTTTGGTCGGAAGAAATGCTCGATCAGTTGAAGTACTACGATGGAGAACTGGCACCGATTGCAGAAATTCCAGCAGAGGTGAAAGAGCGTTATCGAACCGCTTTTGAAATCGAACCACGCTGGCTGATCGAGTGCGCAGCGCGTCGGCAAAAGTGGATCGACATGGGGCAATCGCTCAACCTCTATCTCGCCGCGCCGAGTGGCCGCAAGCTCGACGAAATGTACTTTTTAGCCTGGAAATTAGGGCTCAAAACGACCTACTACCTCCGGACGCTCGCCGCCACACAGGTCGAAAAATCGACGATCGACGTCAACCGCTTTGGCATTCAGCCGCGCTGGATGAAAAACAAAAGTGCATCGGGGGATATCCAAATCGATCGGACGCTAGCCAGTGCTCCCGAAGTCTGCAACTTGGGTGGCGACTGCGAGGCTTGTCAGTAA
- a CDS encoding S1/P1 nuclease, with amino-acid sequence MKQLLTNSCLLLALLIALCSAPSPARAWNAKGHRLVAAIAYRSLTPEDRDALIEILKQHPRFAADFERQMPDVVKSGTKDQQQEWLFGHAAVWPDYIRGFKGEESDKYHRPTWHYINWPHYLSDAEAAELAMPPMVNRHLDPAMTPVLEQNLMQSIARLRSQFVDSKYSAEERAVMICWLLHTMGDLHQPMHGASLFCKPLFVQGDRGGNSILTRQSGNLHAVWDNALGNDDSFREVNRHATLLLATPEMTKIGTASQASIEQKTWLEESHALAVEHVYDQAVLSHVRVQMLTAKNVDDFPPLMLNEDYLRNSSKVSERRSVEAGYRIAAVLRQLLHP; translated from the coding sequence ATGAAGCAATTACTTACGAATAGCTGTTTACTACTGGCGCTGCTGATCGCGCTCTGTAGCGCCCCGTCACCAGCGCGTGCCTGGAATGCCAAGGGGCATCGCCTGGTGGCTGCAATCGCTTACCGCAGCCTCACGCCTGAAGATCGGGATGCGTTGATCGAGATCCTGAAGCAGCATCCCCGCTTTGCTGCCGACTTCGAACGCCAGATGCCCGACGTGGTGAAGAGTGGCACGAAAGATCAGCAGCAAGAGTGGCTCTTCGGGCATGCAGCTGTGTGGCCCGACTACATTCGAGGCTTCAAGGGGGAAGAGTCCGACAAGTATCACCGCCCCACGTGGCACTACATCAACTGGCCTCACTATTTGAGCGATGCTGAAGCTGCCGAACTCGCCATGCCTCCGATGGTGAATCGTCATCTCGATCCCGCGATGACCCCGGTTCTCGAACAGAACCTCATGCAGTCGATCGCGCGGCTGCGCTCGCAGTTCGTCGATTCGAAGTACTCGGCTGAAGAGCGCGCGGTGATGATTTGCTGGCTACTACACACCATGGGAGACCTGCATCAGCCGATGCATGGTGCCTCGCTCTTTTGCAAGCCACTCTTTGTGCAAGGCGATCGCGGGGGTAATTCGATCCTGACGCGACAAAGCGGCAACCTGCACGCTGTGTGGGACAATGCCCTCGGGAACGATGATTCGTTTCGCGAGGTGAATCGCCATGCAACGTTGCTGCTGGCCACGCCCGAGATGACAAAAATCGGCACAGCGTCGCAAGCTTCAATCGAGCAGAAAACGTGGCTCGAAGAGAGTCACGCACTCGCTGTCGAGCATGTCTATGACCAAGCAGTGCTGAGCCATGTGCGCGTGCAGATGCTCACTGCAAAAAATGTCGACGACTTCCCGCCTCTGATGCTCAACGAAGATTACCTGCGCAACAGCAGCAAGGTCTCGGAGCGTCGTTCGGTCGAAGCTGGCTACCGGATCGCGGCTGTGCTGCGGCAGTTGCTTCATCCGTAA
- a CDS encoding pectate lyase has translation MAISRRNLLKAAAATALLLGGNRASSVLGAEPPRVDNLSLDALESTLARACKYFHDHVAQHGGYVYFVSEDLTRFFGEGEFDKDTIAVQPPGTPTVGEAYLAAFQATGDENYRRYAKSVADALLDGQLASGGWDQNIYFHPSAKRFGNYRNRPENKNPRESKAWNRSSLDDDQTQSAIRFLLQAEEADVIPHDYRSYGCVGAISSLCSTAMFQNIGGFPQVFDGNRPVEVATKKASYPTYDWKTERRIKNYWDYPTLNDGLALSVASTLRMAHYTWGPSDSEVFDALFSLGRFLELAQMPDPQPAWCQQYNEEMIPMWARKFEPPAIATSESQEAMRALMIIALVHSDERLLEPIPRALAYLNTHELPGGMLPRFIELKTDKPLYMTRDYELTYDDRNVPTHYGWKRKSELAEIEKELAECRKQIKALPYKADQPIVVNRTKVNRMRLAEAMQTCDEKGRWVSTYQGESLPGQPKLAKGFRYLSSDRFAKNVQQIAAAIRDLKAAK, from the coding sequence ATGGCGATCTCGCGGCGCAACTTGCTGAAGGCAGCGGCGGCAACTGCTTTACTGCTGGGTGGCAATCGAGCTTCTTCCGTGCTCGGAGCAGAACCCCCTAGGGTCGACAATCTATCGCTCGACGCGCTGGAGTCCACGCTTGCTCGCGCGTGCAAGTACTTTCACGACCATGTCGCGCAGCACGGCGGCTATGTCTACTTCGTGAGCGAGGATCTCACGCGTTTCTTTGGTGAAGGGGAGTTCGACAAGGATACGATTGCCGTGCAGCCCCCCGGCACACCGACCGTGGGGGAAGCGTATCTCGCCGCGTTCCAAGCGACCGGTGATGAGAACTATCGTCGCTATGCAAAGTCGGTTGCCGATGCACTCCTCGACGGCCAACTAGCATCGGGAGGCTGGGATCAGAACATCTATTTCCATCCCTCAGCCAAGCGCTTTGGCAACTATCGCAATCGCCCAGAAAACAAAAATCCTCGCGAGAGCAAAGCCTGGAATCGCTCGTCGCTCGACGACGATCAAACGCAATCGGCGATCCGTTTTCTGCTTCAAGCCGAAGAGGCCGACGTGATCCCGCACGACTATCGCAGCTATGGTTGCGTCGGGGCAATTTCGTCGCTCTGTAGCACTGCCATGTTTCAGAATATCGGTGGATTTCCGCAGGTTTTTGATGGAAATCGCCCCGTGGAAGTGGCCACTAAAAAGGCGAGCTATCCCACCTACGACTGGAAGACCGAGCGCCGCATTAAGAACTACTGGGACTATCCGACGCTTAACGATGGTCTCGCGCTTTCCGTGGCGAGTACGCTACGGATGGCGCATTACACCTGGGGGCCGAGCGATAGCGAAGTGTTCGACGCGCTCTTCTCACTCGGTCGATTTCTCGAGCTTGCGCAGATGCCCGATCCACAACCGGCCTGGTGTCAACAGTACAACGAAGAGATGATTCCGATGTGGGCTCGCAAATTCGAGCCGCCAGCGATTGCCACCTCCGAATCGCAAGAGGCGATGCGAGCCTTGATGATCATTGCGCTGGTGCATAGCGACGAGCGTTTGCTCGAGCCAATTCCCCGCGCACTAGCGTACCTCAATACGCATGAATTGCCGGGCGGGATGTTGCCGCGCTTCATCGAACTGAAGACCGACAAACCACTCTACATGACCCGCGACTACGAACTGACGTACGACGATCGCAACGTGCCAACGCACTACGGCTGGAAGCGAAAATCGGAACTCGCCGAGATTGAAAAAGAACTTGCGGAGTGCCGAAAGCAGATCAAGGCATTGCCCTACAAAGCCGATCAGCCGATCGTCGTGAACCGGACAAAAGTGAATCGCATGCGACTTGCCGAAGCGATGCAAACATGCGACGAAAAAGGGCGCTGGGTTTCAACCTATCAAGGCGAATCGCTCCCAGGTCAGCCAAAATTGGCGAAGGGATTTCGCTACCTCTCAAGCGATCGGTTTGCTAAAAACGTGCAGCAGATCGCCGCCGCTATTCGCGATCTAAAAGCGGCGAAATAG
- a CDS encoding DUF3472 domain-containing protein, whose amino-acid sequence MNIEILLMWLAPFRRHWARSGSLLASLVVVSVTLLSAAQPYAAHADESLKDTACRSVHLGYDAPPSTAFYCEAIVDQTAPGTYFCVIGFRQGYFGIQELGDGKKVAIFSVWDPGSQDDPRSVDQDKRVQVLHAGEGVRVSRFGGEGTGGKSMTDFDWKVGEKLRFMVKAEPKEDRVAYSGYLYLPQESKWKHLVTFATLSNAHLIRGQYSFVEDFRRNGESAKQVRTARFGNAWSLTEEKKWVPITSAKFTGDSNPVMNIDAGPAAELFFLKTGGDTTNKTIPLWKKIDREVAPATEPPSDLPL is encoded by the coding sequence GTGAATATCGAGATTCTGCTGATGTGGCTCGCCCCCTTTCGTCGACATTGGGCTCGTTCTGGTTCGCTGCTCGCCTCTTTAGTGGTCGTTTCTGTCACACTTTTATCTGCCGCGCAGCCATATGCCGCGCACGCTGATGAGTCGCTCAAAGACACTGCCTGCCGAAGTGTGCATTTGGGGTACGATGCTCCTCCCTCGACCGCTTTCTACTGCGAAGCGATTGTCGACCAAACTGCGCCCGGCACCTACTTCTGTGTGATCGGCTTTCGACAAGGCTATTTCGGAATTCAAGAACTCGGCGATGGAAAGAAAGTCGCCATTTTCAGCGTGTGGGATCCTGGTAGCCAAGACGATCCACGCTCGGTCGACCAAGATAAACGCGTGCAAGTTCTGCATGCAGGAGAAGGAGTTCGCGTGAGTCGCTTCGGTGGTGAAGGGACCGGCGGCAAGAGCATGACCGACTTCGACTGGAAAGTCGGCGAGAAGTTACGATTCATGGTGAAAGCCGAACCAAAAGAAGATCGCGTCGCTTACAGCGGCTATCTCTACTTGCCACAAGAATCGAAGTGGAAGCACTTGGTCACGTTTGCCACACTATCGAACGCCCATCTCATTCGTGGTCAGTATTCGTTCGTCGAAGATTTTCGTCGCAACGGCGAGTCGGCTAAACAAGTCCGGACAGCTCGCTTCGGAAATGCTTGGAGCCTGACAGAAGAGAAGAAGTGGGTGCCGATCACCTCCGCTAAGTTCACCGGCGATAGCAACCCTGTGATGAACATCGATGCTGGTCCCGCTGCGGAACTCTTCTTCTTGAAGACCGGTGGCGATACGACCAACAAAACGATTCCGCTTTGGAAAAAGATCGACCGCGAAGTGGCTCCTGCCACCGAGCCCCCGAGCGACTTGCCGCTGTAA
- a CDS encoding BlaI/MecI/CopY family transcriptional regulator: MSGLQLSIMRVLWQRGPSSVAEVQKELHSTRPLAYSTLATLLKRMEEKHAVRHITEGRTFIYEAMIQPEEAGHSLFADLLEHVFAGSPSQLVSHLLHTREIEPDEMARIESLVRKHQERTGADSTDDESMRDKSPRRSRRKDK; the protein is encoded by the coding sequence ATGAGTGGGTTGCAACTTTCGATCATGCGCGTGCTGTGGCAGCGCGGACCCAGCAGCGTGGCCGAAGTTCAGAAAGAACTTCACAGTACTCGGCCCCTGGCTTATTCCACCCTCGCTACGCTGCTGAAGCGGATGGAAGAAAAGCACGCCGTGCGCCACATCACGGAAGGGCGCACCTTCATCTACGAAGCAATGATCCAGCCGGAAGAAGCGGGTCACTCGCTGTTTGCCGATCTGCTCGAGCATGTGTTTGCTGGCAGCCCTTCGCAACTGGTGAGTCACTTGCTGCATACGCGCGAGATCGAGCCGGATGAAATGGCGCGGATCGAGTCGCTGGTAAGGAAACATCAAGAGCGCACCGGTGCGGATTCAACCGACGACGAATCGATGCGCGACAAGTCTCCCCGACGATCTCGGAGGAAAGATAAATGA
- a CDS encoding M56 family metallopeptidase: MSDPNLGLALLVALLIHSSLFATFAALFAWLAGADRPGATALVWKITVAGALVTAPLAMLLPADYSLITWHTAALAQADSSPSPASDTRAEGWSATIASAPVSAAEAFETTAGEPSVSTSNAADPYEASWADSQTLYVCLCMTMVLGLLIGITRLVIGQVYLSRELASCTRATDPELLAMTRRLAISLGIRDPIEVLILPRTASPMAVGFLRYKLVLPQPTWWGALDRAQQMGMVAHELAHLRHRDPLWSVVGHLICHTLWFQPLLWYAVKQMRMTAEFAADDEARRLSGDGLGLARSLATLASWLVTERASDSISIATSGLSSYRSTLGQRVEQLLAPRRSVRPSILPVAAGLLVVLLLALLLTPRLAVTAVAEEKPAAIAPPVSAAPPKTESDKPTKPVKPITEVDLFAEEAKPVSPPKVAEKQADKQPLDQPPIKTAQPVPEGFEGFRGQLSGLVVAKNDDLGSFQLEVLEVKRVWKNNTAKHPETVISRIINIENLTGKWLDVLLTIKVGDAVEIETKHVRGPNAEFLGESFKKVELTDIQARLKEKRSDATGEMAANPNQPRKDRLAETEKISESTDPTLFPEGLRGFRGIMIGRVMATDAEQGKLVIEGIEVKRTWPKNTAKNAASLRGKRLEIEGISGKWLDVLLTFKAGDVIEVEAFHNSGEKLDFVQEWLKKLEAPAK; encoded by the coding sequence ATGAGCGACCCCAACCTTGGGCTGGCGCTGCTTGTCGCCCTGCTGATTCATAGTTCTCTTTTCGCGACTTTCGCCGCGCTCTTCGCGTGGTTGGCCGGGGCTGATCGTCCCGGCGCTACGGCACTGGTCTGGAAAATTACAGTCGCTGGCGCGCTCGTCACCGCTCCCCTCGCGATGCTGCTGCCAGCCGACTACTCCCTCATCACGTGGCACACTGCGGCTCTGGCTCAGGCTGATTCGAGCCCCTCCCCTGCTTCGGACACTCGCGCGGAAGGATGGTCCGCGACCATCGCTTCGGCACCCGTGTCAGCAGCCGAGGCTTTCGAAACTACTGCCGGTGAACCATCCGTTTCCACGAGCAACGCAGCTGACCCTTACGAAGCTTCCTGGGCAGATAGTCAGACGCTTTACGTTTGCCTCTGCATGACGATGGTCCTGGGGCTTTTGATCGGGATCACGCGCCTTGTCATCGGCCAAGTTTATCTTTCGCGAGAACTTGCGAGCTGCACGCGAGCGACCGATCCTGAGCTTTTGGCGATGACGCGCCGCTTAGCGATTTCCCTGGGAATTCGCGATCCGATCGAGGTTTTGATCCTGCCGCGTACCGCCAGTCCGATGGCCGTGGGGTTCCTCCGCTACAAGCTGGTCCTACCGCAACCTACATGGTGGGGAGCGCTCGATCGCGCTCAGCAGATGGGAATGGTAGCTCATGAACTTGCGCACCTGCGACATCGCGATCCACTCTGGTCGGTCGTCGGGCATTTGATCTGTCACACCCTCTGGTTTCAGCCGCTGCTGTGGTATGCCGTGAAGCAGATGCGCATGACAGCCGAGTTTGCTGCTGACGACGAAGCTCGCCGCCTGAGTGGCGATGGACTTGGTCTAGCACGCTCGCTGGCGACCCTCGCGTCGTGGCTCGTGACGGAGCGAGCATCCGACTCGATTTCGATCGCCACCTCGGGACTTTCGTCGTATCGCTCAACGCTCGGACAGCGTGTCGAACAACTCCTCGCGCCGCGTCGCAGCGTCAGACCTTCGATCCTTCCCGTGGCTGCTGGTTTGCTCGTGGTGCTTCTCCTCGCTCTTCTGCTCACGCCCCGTTTGGCCGTGACTGCCGTGGCTGAGGAAAAGCCCGCCGCGATCGCTCCTCCCGTGAGCGCCGCGCCACCGAAAACCGAAAGCGACAAGCCCACCAAGCCCGTCAAGCCGATCACGGAAGTGGATCTCTTCGCCGAAGAGGCCAAGCCAGTTTCGCCGCCGAAAGTAGCGGAAAAACAAGCTGATAAGCAGCCACTTGACCAACCACCAATCAAAACCGCACAGCCAGTTCCGGAGGGTTTTGAAGGGTTCCGTGGCCAGCTCAGCGGTCTCGTAGTTGCCAAGAACGACGATCTCGGCAGCTTTCAGCTGGAAGTGCTGGAAGTCAAACGGGTTTGGAAAAACAATACCGCGAAGCATCCTGAAACGGTGATCAGCCGCATCATCAACATCGAGAACCTGACCGGCAAATGGCTCGATGTGCTCCTCACGATCAAGGTGGGAGATGCGGTTGAGATCGAGACCAAACATGTGCGCGGACCCAATGCCGAGTTCCTCGGCGAGTCGTTCAAAAAAGTAGAGCTGACCGACATCCAAGCGCGCTTGAAAGAGAAGCGTTCCGACGCAACGGGCGAGATGGCAGCTAATCCCAATCAGCCTCGCAAAGATCGTCTAGCCGAAACGGAAAAGATCTCAGAGTCGACCGATCCCACTCTCTTTCCTGAAGGGCTGCGTGGTTTTCGTGGGATCATGATCGGACGCGTGATGGCGACCGACGCCGAGCAAGGGAAGCTGGTGATCGAGGGGATCGAGGTCAAACGGACTTGGCCGAAGAACACTGCCAAGAACGCGGCCAGTTTGCGCGGAAAACGCCTTGAAATCGAAGGTATTTCGGGCAAATGGCTCGACGTTCTGCTGACCTTCAAGGCCGGAGATGTGATCGAGGTCGAGGCGTTTCATAATAGCGGCGAGAAGCTCGACTTCGTGCAGGAGTGGCTCAAAAAGCTTGAGGCCCCCGCCAAATAG